TCCACGACGACTGTCACACGCTCTACTCCGGGGATCCGGACTTCGAGGGGTTCGAGGTCCTCGAGGGGCTCGAAACCGTCGTTCTGTGAGTTCGCGGTGGTAGTTTCGGCGACGAACTCGCGGCTGGTTCTCGCGGTAGCACTCCGTACAAGTTCGTCCGTGGACAGCCGTCGTCTTCGGATAGCCCCGCGAGGGTCGTCTCCGTCGATAACTGCCGAGGACTGCTCGAGGGGAAGACCCACGGCTACCGACCACGTAATCGACCGCTCACAGGGCGTCGGTTCGGAGGTATCCTGTGAAGATGGTGGCTCTCTCGAGGGGACGCACTCGGGGGTGTCCTCGGTTAGCCGTGGACGTCAGCTGTCTCCGGGGCCTGATCGGCGTCGGTTGTCGTCTCACCCGGAATCTCGGCGTCCGCCGGGAGGACGAGTCGCCGTTCGGTGTACTCAAGCCCGTTCTTCCGCTGGGTTCGCTTACGGACCGCCAGCCGGTGGTTAGCGCACTCGAGGATCGCGTCGATCGTTCGCGAGACGAGTTTCTTCGCATAGGTCTCGCTGATCCCCTGTTCTTGGCGTCGGATCCAGTGTTTCAGGTCGCTCGCCTCGAGGTACTCTCTGACGCCCGAAGTGCCGGGTTTCCAGGGATCGTCGCCGACGGTCGAGTCGGTTCGTGCCTGCCAGAGCTTCGCGGCGAGTCGCGTCGGGAGCGCATTTGCGGTCGAGCGACGCATGTCCTCGTCCATACGCGCGAGTTGCTGGATCGGCAGGAGGTCACCGTGTGCGAGCGCGACGTCGTTCCCTCGGTCCAGCGGATCCTCGTGATCCGGAAGGCGGTAGTACGCCCGCCCGTCCGTCTTGGTGAACCGCTCGAGCGTGTCGGCGGCGATGTCGAGTTCGTGGACGTCGGCGTTCGATTCGCGGAGATGTGCCCCCTTCTCGAGTTCGCGTGCCTGGAGTTCCTCGAGGCGTGCTTTGTTCGCCCCCGTCCGATTGCGCGTGGCCTTCGCGAGCGACTCAACTCGCTCGAGGTCCTGTTGGTGGTCTTCGAGGCAGTCTTGGACTTCGGTGTGGTCGGTCTCGAGAGTCTCGGTCCGGGACTCGAGTGAGTCGACCGACTGCTCGAGGTCGTCGATACGGGCCGTGAGTCGTTCGTTTTCCGCGCGGAGGGTCTGGAGTTCTTCGATGAGGGTTTCGAGAAGATCATTCTCGAGGGTCGCAGTCTCGAGTTGGTCTTCGTCGAGGGATGACGGACTCATCGATCTCGTCCCTCGTCATGTGAGGTGTCTTCGCGCTCGCGTCGGTCGTCGGGTTCCCGGTCGTCCCGTCGCGATGCCTCGCGTAGTGCCCCGAAGGGACCATCGACCTTCGTGATCCCGCCCACCCGTCCGTCGCTCGAGGCCTGTCGCTCGTCCGTCTCGGGGAGGTGACGTCGGAGACACTCGAGTTCCGCCCGGAGCTCGCGGCAATGGCGTTTCGCCGCGCGGCGGGCATCTGACTCGAGTTGGTCGTCGTTGATGACTTTCTCGAGGAGAATGGTTGCGTGGGTGTCAACGGCCTCGAGACTTGTTCGGTAGGTGGTCGGCTGCTGTGATTCGTCCCGTCGGTCGGGGCTTTCATAACCCCGTGTATCGTCGTCTGACATGGCTTCCGTAGTCGTGTTACGGGAGCTTTTCGCGGACTCGGTGACTCCACCACCGGGTTGCGCTTTTCACGTGATCCTCGCTTTTAGACCCGTGTTTCGTCCCGTTAGCTAATATTATATATTATTCCAACATAAAACTATGCTTCGCATATCTTCTAAGAGGTAATACAGTTTTAGAACGATGTAGAGGCCGCCTATAGATATGCTACGGCGTAGTTTGATACAACTCCCTTTAGCAGTGCTATACAGATGCGAAAGCGAGCTGAGTGGATGACGCGGGCGGATGATGAGATCCTCGAGTACCTCGAAACACACGGTGCTGGGACACCGAAATCCATTGCGGACGAAATCGATCGGAACAACGACTATATCGGAGCTCGGTGTCGGAAACTCGCTTCGTACGGGCTGGTCGATCGCCCCTCTCGAGGGTTCTATGTTCTCTCTGAGTCGGGTGCTGCGTATCTTGAGGGGAGCTCGATGCGAGTGAGCTCAAGGGAGACAAATAGCATTATCCCGTACTGATGAAACCGCTCGTTTGACTATATCCAGAAAGCCCCGACTGGCTCGAGGGCTGTGACTCGCTGCGCGCTTTGCTCCCTTCGGTCGCTTCAGTGCTTGCGTCGTCTCGCACCTCGAGCCAGTCGCCCCTTTCAGTCCCATCCGCGGTAGTTTGATTGACCAGTTTAATATGCAAATCTAGTCTGAGCGTGACTCGGAGAGATGAGGAAGTGATCTGCATTATACCTAGTCTTAGTAAAATGACTTATCACGCGGTGGTCTTGATCTGAGTGAATTGGAGAAATCAATAGCGTTGCTTGTCGACGAAACTGCTTGTTTTGGCTCACAGAAGGCCCTTATGAGCTCGATGACTGTGACTTGCTGCTCGCCCAATACTTAGACCATCCTGCTCCTGGCCCCTCGACCCTTCCAGTTCCACTTAGATGATAGCGTCATAGTCTCGGTTTGAGCAGTCGTTCATGGATGTGGATTCTTTGAGCTGGATTTGTCCGAAATTTCATACTCCCATATCAAATCGAAGTACCGTTTCATACCAGCAACAAAGGATCCGTTCTCCGTAATTGCGGCCTGCCGTTGATGGTTAGGAACATCTGTCTCCTCGACGAGGAAGATCGCTTTTCCTGAATCATAAGTCATGCTCGGATCGATGAATGTTCCACGCCAGGGAAGTACTGCCTCACTAAACCGGTTGTCGATTTCAGGATATTCGGACGTGATTCGGTCGACGATATCTTCTTGCACGGTTGCCTTCGTTTCCGGAAGTTTTCCCGGATCGAGGAACAATACCGAGACATCAACACCACGTTCGAGTGCGTTCTTCACCGCTGACTCGACATCGTCAAAGTATGCGAAACTGTTCGTGATAACATAGACTTCGTCCACCGCGTTCTGGTAGAGTTGCCGAGTTTCCGTCTCGCTCGGATCACCGACATCAACGACGGAAAACAACTCGGCTGTCGGCGTCACTTCCTCGTCGGCCTGTTCGTAACGCGGTCCGAACTCTTCGAGGAATTCCTCACGCGCCCCTTCAACCTCGTTGCAGTAGTCCTCGTATTGTTGACGTCGATTCTCCTTTGCCCGTTCGAGGATTGCTTCCGGTGATTTTGGTTGATACTGCTTTGGCCGGCCAGGAATCACCTTGATGAACCCGTAATCGGCAAGCGAATCGAGGACATCATACACCCGTGCTTTGGGGATATCAGTCGCCTCGGACACACTAGGAGCGGTTGTCCGGCCTGCTCCTAGTAGATTGGCAAGCGCTGTGGCCTCATACTGCTTCAATTCCAGTTGCTGAAGCAATTCCGTCGAACTGTTTTGTGAACTCATTATTATTCGGGGCCTCTATAGGATTGAATAGTTGAAGTCAACCAAGTAAATCCCGAGCATAGTGCAGCTATTGCCCAGATTTATGCGTTCTGTTGTAATAGCTCTCGTACGGACTCCTCAACTGTGTGACGTGCTTTCCATCCGAGTATCTCGTTCGCTCGTGACGTATCGACTTCGAAGTTCTCGACCATTGTCTCGGCACTCCGAGGATTTTCAACGAGTTCGATATCGACCGACTCGTCGAGTTGCAGACGCGACGGACCGATACTGGCGTACGCTTCCACGGTGACTCGCTCCAGACCGGTGATACCGTGGTCCTCGACTTCGGGACGACGACCGTCAGCGGAACGGCCACACAGATGGAGTAGTAGCGATCACAAATGAGCACCAACGCACGCGATGGATCAGCAGTCGTCCGGGTCGGACGGAAGATAGCCGATCGAATGCGGACGGCTATCGAACGCTCACGGCTCGGATCACTATCCCGCTGGCAAACCGACTCTCGCGTCTCAGTATCTGAAGAGACGACCGCTACGCCATCGCCGTCAGTGCTCGAGACGATCGCGAGCGGATCGGCACTTCGATCCGCGATAACGGCCACGAGTACGCGAGTACAGACAGTTGCCTCGAACGCACGAATCACAGCCCTCGGAGCGACACTCTATCGGTATGCGACATCATCGGTCGGCTATCGATGGCTCACGACGGAGCCAGAGCCGGACATTATCGTCATCGATCTCCGTGAGACCAAAGTGATCGGTCCGTTTATTGAAATCCTCGATCGCGTACTGGACGGCGCGACGGGCGCGATGCCAACGTCTGCCATCACCAAGGTCGTGACTCGTGTCGGGAACGCAGTTCGTGACCGACCGCTCGCAGCGACGAGCTTTTTCGTACTCCCCACCGTCGCGGTTTCGCTCATCATGCTCGGACTCAGCGGGTCGCTCAGTCTCCTGCTGGTCGGAATCCATCTCACCGCCACCGTCTTGGCGACTATCGGACTCCGTTCGCGACGGAGTCTCGAAGACCTCCTCGAGATGCGAGCAGTCAAGCTTCTCATCGCAGTGTTCGAACCGCCAGAACCGCCGGAAAACAAGACGCGAACCGAGGAAGTGAGCAGCGAAACGAGCGACGAACAACGGTAACTCGCGTTCACGCGACGCTCGCTATTACTAACTCACATCGTATAGCCATTTTTTAAGAAAGATCGACGCTTGAGTCGGGCTTAGAGGTCCATTCCACCGTTGACGTCGATCACCTCGCCGGTCACGTACGATGAGTCCTCGCTCGCGAGGAATCGGACTACCGCGGCGACGTCCTCGACTTCGGCCAGCCGCTCGAGCGGAATACCTGCAATGATCCGGTCGAGGACCTTGTCGGGGACGCTCTCGACCATGTCTGTGGCGGTGAAGCCGGGCGCGACGCAGTTGGCCGTCGAGCCACCTTTGGCGAGTTCGAGTGCGATCGTTCGCGTGAAGCCGAACATCCCGCTTTTTGCGGCGGCATAGTTGGCCTGGCCGTAGTTGCCCTGTTTGCCGACGACGCTCGAGATGTTGATCAGCCGGCCCTCCTCGGCGTTCCAGATGTCGTCGTAGAACAGTTGGGTGCAGTTGAACATGCCGCCGAGGTTGACGTCCATCACGCGGTCCCACTCCTCGCGGGACATCTCGGTAAACTGCTTATCGGCCGTGATGCCGGCATTGTTTACGAGAACGTCCGCTGGGCCGAAGGTCTCATGGCAGACTTCGACCATCTGCTCGACGTCCGCACGATCGGAGATATCCGCCTGTGCCGCGACGGCTGAA
This genomic stretch from Natrinema sp. SYSU A 869 harbors:
- a CDS encoding helix-turn-helix domain-containing protein, encoding MSSQNSSTELLQQLELKQYEATALANLLGAGRTTAPSVSEATDIPKARVYDVLDSLADYGFIKVIPGRPKQYQPKSPEAILERAKENRRQQYEDYCNEVEGAREEFLEEFGPRYEQADEEVTPTAELFSVVDVGDPSETETRQLYQNAVDEVYVITNSFAYFDDVESAVKNALERGVDVSVLFLDPGKLPETKATVQEDIVDRITSEYPEIDNRFSEAVLPWRGTFIDPSMTYDSGKAIFLVEETDVPNHQRQAAITENGSFVAGMKRYFDLIWEYEISDKSSSKNPHP
- a CDS encoding beta-ketoacyl-ACP reductase, with the translated sequence MSMDGRTCVITGSAKGIGRGIAENFGEEGANVVINYRTSEGPAYEAVDAIESAGGSAVAAQADISDRADVEQMVEVCHETFGPADVLVNNAGITADKQFTEMSREEWDRVMDVNLGGMFNCTQLFYDDIWNAEEGRLINISSVVGKQGNYGQANYAAAKSGMFGFTRTIALELAKGGSTANCVAPGFTATDMVESVPDKVLDRIIAGIPLERLAEVEDVAAVVRFLASEDSSYVTGEVIDVNGGMDL